GGGGCCGCCTTCTCCATCGGCACGGGCCCGCCGTAGCGCAGCGCCGGGTCGGTCTGCCAGGGCGCCCCGCCGGCGATGTCGTTGAGGCCGGCCGCGACCGAGTCCTGCTCCCAGAAGATCGTGTGTTCCACCATCTCGCGGAAGCTCCACTCGCCCTCGCGCCGGCGCAGGTCGAGCTGATCGTCTTCCAGGCCGATCAGGGCGCCGATCAGCGCGGCGCGCTCCTTCAGCCACTCGGCCAGCATGCGCTGCGGCCCGGTTTGCATCAGGCGCAGGTCGTGGCGGGCGTTGAGAATGCCGGCGGCGTGCAGCTTCTCGTGGTCGATGTCGTTCGCCAGCAGATGCCAGATCGAGGTCGTGCCGCCCGGCCCCTTGCCGCAGGGGTGCGAGCAGGCGGCGTCGAGATCGCTCTCAGCCAGGTCGTACAGGCGATCCAGCGTCGCGTTCATCGCCTGCTGCAGTTCGCGGATCAGGCGCCGAGTCTCGCTTGCCATTGCCGTTCCTCCCGCGCCGGTTTCGCCGGGGTTGCCTCAGCATACACCGTGATGCGCCGCGTACTCCGTCCAACGGCTCACGAACCCTGCCACAGATTACACACGGCTTGCCACGAACTTGTTACCGCCTGGCACCGGTCGCCCGGAAACCCTGTGCTATGGTCTTGAAGGGCCGTCGTCGCGGCGGGCAATGGGTCGGACGGCGGCGCACCTCTGAGTCCCGGAGGCGCTCGTGATCCTCGTCGTCGATGACGACCCGGACATCGCCCGCGTGATTCGCCTGGCGTTGGAGAGCGAGGGGCTGGCGGTCGTCACGGCGCCGAACGGCCGCGACGCCCTGCAACGGGTGCGCGAGCACCGCCCGGACCTTGTCCTGCTCGACATCAACATGCCGATCATGGACGGCGTGACCTTCGCCCGGAACGCCCGCGTCGAGTTCGGCGATCTGCCGATCATCGTGATGACGGCGGGGGCGGAGGCCTCGCGCTATTGCGCCCAGCTCGGCGCGCGCGACAGCCTGCCCAAGCCCTTTGAGCTCACCGATCTCTTGGACAAGGTCGAACGGTACACCACCGTCTGAGGCACCGCGCGGTTGCTGCTCACGCGTGCGCTTGCCGCTGCGCGCGGCCCGCCGTGAGGATGGGCAGTGCGCCGCAACGTTCCGCCCCGCTCGTTCGTCCTCTTGATCAGCGGTGCGCGGCGCAGATCGCGCGGGAGTGGCGGAGGAAGGCGTGCGGGACAGGCTCGGCGGACGGAGCGCGCGGCGGGCCATTGCCCTGGCCGGCTGGCTGTTGGCCGCCGCGTTGCTGGCGCTGGCGGCGGGGCCGCGGCCGGGCCGCGCCCAGACGGCGCCGACACCGACGAGCGGCGCCGGCCCCAGCCTGAGCCTGCAGGCGACCCAGCAGGCGGTGCAGGCCGCCGACGGCAGCCAGGGGATCGAGATCGATCTCAGCCTCAGCGCCGGCGACAGCGTGCAGGCACGCTTGCTGGAAGACGGCATAGTACTGCTGTTCGACGGCTTCATTGGCCCGGCGGGAACGACGATCGCCCGCGTCTTTCCGCGCGTCTGCGGCCGGCAGCACCAGTACGTGCTCTATTCGATCGTGGAGGGCAAGGCGGCGCGGGCCGCGGGGCAGACGGTCGTGCTCTGCCCCGAAGCCGCGCCCACGCCCTCGCCCAGCCCGCAGCCGTCGGGCGCGCCGGCGGGCGCGGCGCCTGCCCCGGCGCGGCCCGCCCCAACGGCCGCCGCGGCCGCCCCCGCGCTCGCGCCGGTTGCGGCCGTGCGGCCGGGACAGCCGCCGGTGCCCGCGCCGCCGCTGGAGCCGCCCAGCCTGGCGCTCACCGATGGCTTCGTGCTGGCACAGCCGGACGATGACGCGGCCGCCGGCGCGATCTACGCCGGCACGCCGCTGATCCGGCTCACGGCGATCTGGCTGCGCGGCAGCGACACGAGCGGCGGCGGCGACGGCCGCTATCAGTACGTCGAGATCGGCAACCTGGGCGGCGCGGCGCAGGACTTGAGCGGCTGGGCGCTGCAGGGCGACAGCGGCACCATCGCCGGGCTGATGTACTACTTCCCCGCCGGCCTGACGCTCAATCCCGGCGACAGCTGCCGCATCTACGTCGGCCATCCGGCCGAGGCCACCTGCGGCGACAGCAGCTTCGCCCTGTTCCCCTTCTGGGGTGACCACGGCGACGCCGGCCTCTGGGACGCCGCCGGCAACCTGGTGGATCTGCTCGGCTATTAATCGTCGCGGTGCACCGCGCCCGCGTCAGTGCACGTTGCCGACGAACAGCTCCTGCCGCCGCCGCCAGAGGCCGATGCCGATCAGCAGCGCCACCACCAGCTCGGCCGCGGCCAAGCCCTCGCCGATGCGGGCGGCGTCGCGCACCGAGTGCCAGATGCCGTCGTAGGCGCCGCGGGCCGACTGCGCCGCGGCCGAGAGCGCGTTGATCGTGTTGCTGAAGGCCGTTTGACCGGCGCCCGCGTTGACCGTGGCCGCCGACGCCGTGTCGGCCGGATTCTTCTGCAGCGCGGCCCTCAAATCACCGTCCGCCTTGAGAAAGGCGAGATAGGCGTTGCGCGCCAGCTCCAGGCTCTTCGCCTGTTCGCCGAAATGCACGTTGGCCACCAGCGGCGCCCGTGGCAGGCCGAAGCGATCTTGCCCATCCAGCGCGTTCGTCACCACCGCCGCCTGCACCGCATCGCCGCCGCCGGCGGTGAACGGCGTGTTCACGCAGCCGAGCTTGCCGCAGAGGTTCTGCTGCGCCTGCAAGTCGAGATCCGCGATCTCGGCGAAGTGTTGCTGGATCTTCGCCGGATCGGCGGCGTCGAAGATGGCGATGCTCTCCAGCGCGTTTTGCTGGCTGACCAGCGCCTGCTCGTCGCGGGCGCCAGCCACGCTGTCGTACGCCTCGCGCACCAGCACCTTCGCCTGCGTGTCGCCGCGCCGCAGTTGTACCACCACCCAGAGGCCGACGCCCAGCGCCAGCAGGATCGCCAGCGCCAGCTCCCAGGTGAGCAGGTGGTGCATGGAGCGCGTCAGCACGTAGCCGCCCAGCGCCACGATCAGCAGCAGCACGCTCACCGTGCCGGAGGCGATCGCCCAGTTGCGCAGCGTGCTGCTGGTGGAGGCGTAGCGCGACTCCATGAAATCGACCTTGTCCTGCTGCAGGCCGTTGGTGAGCGCCGGCAGCAGCCGCGTGTTGAGCACGCTGTAGGCCGAGCTGAAGGCGGCGCGCGCGTCGTCGAGGCGGTTGCCGTCGATCGCCGCGTTCATGGCGCCGATCGCGGCGGCGTAGTCCGTGCTGGCGGCGTCGGCGGCGTTGAAGGCGGCGTACTCGCCGTAGGTCTGGTCGCTGCGGTTCTGCCAGGAGAGACGCAGCTGCTCTTTGAAGGCGGCGTAGCTGTTGGCGGCGTTCTGCCGCGCCTGGGCGCGGGCGTTCGGCTGCGTCGTCGCCAGCGCGTCGGCCGAGGCGCCGGCGCTGTCGAGGATGTCGGCGCGGGCGCTCTGCGCGGCGTCCACGCTCTTCGCGCCCTGGTTTACGATCGCGCTGTAGCGGTCGTTCATCACGATGTTCGCCGCCAACACCACGGCCGCAGCGATCACGGCGACGAGGCAGCCGGCGACGAGGGCGACGAGCAGCAGCTCGCGCCAGGTGTGCACCCGGCCGCGGGCCGGCCGCGCGGCGGCTGCCGACTGGGCGCGGGCACGGCCGCGCAGCCGGCCGGATTGGCTCACAGCCATTCGTCCACCCCGAAGTAGATGCGCTCGAGCACGGCGTCGGCGTCGGTGGCCTCCGGCTCCTGGCGCAGGTAGCGGCGGTAGGCCTCGCGGCAGCGCTCGGCCATGCCGCGGCGATCGTTCGCGTCGTGCGTGCCGCCGTCGGGCCAGCGGTCGATCGCGGGCAGCGCCCGGGCGCGCGCCAGCCGCCAGGCGGCGAACCACCAGTCGCCCAGCAGTTGATAGAAGTGGCCGCTCTGCACGCGCCCACCGAGCGCCAGCATCGCCGCCGCCGCGCGGTTCAACTCCTCCGGCTGCTGCTCCACGCGCGAGAGATAGAGCTCGATCAGCCGCAGTTGCGCGTCCACGAAGCGCACGGCGTTCTCACTCACGCGGTCGAGCGCGTCGATCGCCGCCTGCGGCTGGTTGAGCGCGACCAGCGTGTCGGCCATGCCCAGGATCGCCTCGGCGTTGGCCGGGTCGGCCTGCACCACGCGCTGGTACAGCGGCAAGGCATCCTGGTAGCGCTGCTGGTCGTGGTAGAGATCGGCCAGCGCCTGCTTGGGCAGGATCTCGCCGGGCACCAGCCGCATCAGCTCCTTGTAGTCGCTCTCGGCGGTGGCGGCGTCGCCGGCGGCCTGCGCCACCTGCGCCTCGACCACGATCGCCCGCCAGCGCGTGGCCGGCGTGGCGTGCTGATCGGCGGTTTGCAACTCGGCCTTCGCCTCGTCGTCGCGGCCGAGGTTGGTGAGCGCCGCGGCCCGCACGAGGCGCGCGTCGATGCTGGCGGGGCTGGCCTTGACCGCCGCATCGGCCGCGGCCAGCGCCTGGGTGTAGCGGCCGGCGGTCATCAGGGCGCGGGCGGAGTCAAGCGCCGCGGCGGCGGGATCGGTGCTGTCGGCGGCGGGCAGGGCGTTGATGCGTCCCGTGGTGCGGTGGCCGATGCTGCCGGTGAACAGGCGGCTCTGCACGGGCAGCGCGGTCATCATCTCGGCGGCGCTGCCGCCGGCAGCGCCCTGGATGAAGCGGGCGACGCCCTCAAGCTGCTCCTGCAACTCGTCGATGCTGCCGAAACGCTCGGCCGGCGACTTGCTGCGGCCGCGGGCGATCAGGTCGTAGAGCTCCGGCGGCAGCGGCCACTGCTCCGCGGGCGGCACGCCGCCGCCCTGCCAGGCTTCGACATCGAGCCCCGCCAGCTCGGCCAGCGTGCTGACGATCGTGTAGACGTCCATGCCGGGCGTCTGTTCGCAGACGCCGCGGATCTCCGGCGGCGCGTAGCCGATCGTGCCCCAGGCCTGCACCGGCTGGCCGGGCGTGTACTCGATCGCGGTGCCGAGGTCGATCAGCACCTCGCGCAGCGTGCCGTCGTCTTCCGTGACCTGGATCGCGTTGCCGGGCTTGAAGTCGCGATAGACGACGGGCGGCGTGCGGTGGTGCAGGTAGCGGAAGGCGGGCATGATGCCGAGGATCAGCCGCACGGCCTCCTGCGGCGCGAGCGTGCCGCCGGCGTTCTCGATCAGCTTCTTCCAGCCCACGCCCTGAACCAGCGCCATGACGATGAAGGGCACGTTCTCCTGCGTGACGATGTCGTAGATGCGCACGATGTTCTGGTGGTCGAGCCGGATCAGCATCTCGCGCTCGAGCGCGGCGGCCGCCAGCAGCTCCGGGTCGTCGGTCTTGAGGATCGCCTTGACCGCGCAACTGCGGCCCTCCGGCTCCTGGCGCGTGGGCAGGTTGACGTCAACGGCGCGGTAGACGGCGCCCATGCCCCCGCCGCCGATGATGCCGGTGATCTTGTAACGCCCGGCCAGCGTCTGGCCGATGTGCAGCACGCCGGCGGAGAGCGCCGCGCCGCAGGACGGGCAGAAACGCGCCCCCTCGCGCACGGGCTTGCCGCACTTCGGACAGGCCGAGCCGCCGGACGCTGCCGGAGCTGCTGCCGGTTGCGTGGGCGCGGTCTGCGCTGTGTGACCCGTGGCCGGGGCGCCGCCGCTGCCACGAAAGACGGGCATGGTGCTGCTGTTGGCGTTGGTGCTCAAGGCCGGGGGGCTCTGAGCCGGATGCGCAGTGTGGTGCGCGGGCGCATGTGTTGGCGGCGCGCCGTGCACGATCACGGGCGCGGTGTGCTGGGCGGGCGGCGCCGTCGCCTCGGCGCCGCACTCTATGCAGAAGGGATCGGCGGCCGGCGTCTCCTTGCCGCACGCCGGGCAGACGCGCATCGCCGCTCCGGTCGCCACGTCGATCCTCCCTCTGTCCTACCGCCGGCGCCCTCGCCGGGCACCCAACCCTGAACGCTGCTCAGTCTGTCCCTTCCCGAAGCGGGAAGGGGCTTTTGCGGCGTTCCCATCACCGCGCGAGGGCGGCACGGCCCACGCCGCGGCGGGGGTTCGGCGCGCCGTCCGCTATACTGCACGGTGCGGCGAATCTTTCATCTATCATACAGGCATACAGGCAGACGCGGCGGCGGTGGTGCAGATGCGGAGCAGCGGCCGGCAGCGGACGGGAATCGCGGCGCTCGGGCGGCTGGCGCTGCTCGGCGTGGCGCTGCTGGCGCTCTCCTGCGGCGGCACGCCGACGGACGAGCTGCACGTCTACTCCAGCGTGCCGCTGCAAGGCTCCGGCGCCAAAGAGAACAAGACGATCGTCGACGCGATCCAGATGGCGCTTTCCGAGCACGGCGGCAAGGCAGGGCGCTTCCGCATCAAGTACATCTCGCTGGACGACTCGACAAAAGCGAAAGGCAAGTGGGACGCGGGCCAGGAGACGAAGAACGCCCGCCGCGCGGCCGCCGATCCGCTGGCCGTCGCCTACATCGGCACGGTCAACTCGGGCGCGGCCAAGGTTTCGATCCCCATTCTCGACCGCGTGCAACTGGCGATGGTCAGTCCGGCGAACACCTATCCGGGCCTGACCAAGAGCAGCGGCGCCCTCGCCAGCGAGCCGTACATCTACTACCCGCTCGGTCCCGACAGCCAGAACTTTTGCAGGGTGCTGCCCTCGGACGATCTGCAGGGCGCGGCCGGCGCCCTCTACGCGCAGCAGAAGCTGGGCGCGAAGAGCGTCTACGTGCTGGACGACACCGAGCTGTACGGCCACGGCATCGCCACGATCTTCGCGGCGAAGGCGAAAGAGATCGGCCTGAACGTGCTGGCCGGGCCGGAGGGAATCGAGACACGCACGGGGGCGCAGTTCAGCCAGGCGCGCAACAGCGAGGCGCAGAAGGTCGTGGCGGCGAAGCCGGACCTGGTCTACTTCGGCGGCGCCACGGAGAACCATCCGGGTGAGCTGCTCAACGATCTGCGCAAGCTCGGCTTCCGCGGCGTGTTCATGGGGCCGGACGGCATCGATCAGTCGGAGTTCGTGGACGAGGCCTCGGCCGGTGGCGTGCAGGCGGGCCAGGTCTTCGCCACGCTGCCCGGCCTGCCCGCGGAGAAGCTCACCGGCGCCGGCGCCGCCTGGTACGCCAAGTTCAAGGCGCAGTACGGCGACACCGGCCAGTACACGCACTACGCCTACGAGGCGATGAACGTGGTGCTGGACGCGATCGCGAAGGCCGGCGGGGTCGACGCGCACACGGGCAAGGCCGATCGCGCCGCCGTGCTCGCGGCGATCCGCCAGGCCAAGAACGTGCAGGGCATTCTCGGCGCCTGGAGCTTCGACGGCCACTGCGACACGACGCTGACGGCGATCAGCGTGAACGACCTGACCAACGGCAAGTTCCAGTACAAGGAGCTGGCGCCCCAGCCGTAGGACACGATAGGTCCGCAGGCTCAGCGCAGGCCGTTGCGCGTCCTGAAGGCGGCGGCGAAGGTGGGGTTGGTGAAGCGGAAGGTGAGCGCCTCCGCCCCGGCCGCGAGGTCCGCGCCGAGCAGGCCGGCGCCCCAGTCGCGGTAGCGCGGCAGCCGGCGTACGAACGCGCCCACGCCAAGCAGCGCCAGCAACCCCAGCAGCGCGCCGGCGATCAGCCCGAAGAAAATGCGCACGCCCAGCGGCGCATCCAGTGCGACCAGCAGCACGACGAGGCCGATCAGTCCGGCGAGAAACGCGGCGCCGATGCCCAGCCGCCGGATCTCGCCGCGCAGCTTCGCGCTGCGTGCCGCGTCTGCGGCGCAGTACGGCACGGCGACGGCCAGGTGCTCCTCCGTCAGCGTGCGCGTCAGCGTGCCCTTGCTGGCGCTCTGCACGCGGCGGGCGCGCAGCGTCAGATCCTGCGCCACCGCGCCGTAGCAGTAGACGCAGTGCGCGGGCATACCCACACCGCCCGAAGGCCGGCGCGGAATCGTCACATCGCTCCAGGCCAACGCGGCCCTCCCCTGCCCTTCGGTGCTTCGATCCGTACCACGGAAGCAACGAATCGCAGAAGGGCGCCGCAGATGTGCGCGGCGCCCCTATCGTAGCAGGCGAGCAAGGCCGCGCTGCGGTGGGAACCGTCACGCAACCCGCCTGTTACCGCGTGACGGTGAGCGTGCCGGTCATGCCGTCGTGCAGCGGATATCGCTCGCGAACGCGATCGAGACCATTGACGGGCAAGCGCCGACCATTCGGACGCGTACGCCTCGACGCATGCGTCGATCGGCACGATCAGCGGCGTCGCCAGCCTGCCAAACCCGCCCGCAGCGCCAGCCCGGCGAGCCAGCCCGTGGCCGCGCCGATGCTGAGCACGGGCAGGAGGAAGAGCAGCCAGGGCAAGAGCAGCCGCCAGGTGGCGCCGTCGCTCCGCAGCAAGGCGACGAGCAGCCAGAGCAGCACGAGGCTGGCCGCGGCCAGTCCGGCGTAGATGCCGAGCGGCAGCCAGTCCACGGCGCGGCGCGCCGGCGCGGCGGCGCTACGCGGGCTCGCCATTGCGGTGCTCCTCCGTCCGCGGCGCGACGCCGGCAAAGCGCCCGCAGCCGCCGATCGCCTCGGTGCGCGGGTCGAGATCCGGCGCGAAGCGGTCGGGCGCGGGATCGGCCGTGATCTGCACCACCTGCTTCACCATGTTCTCGCCGGGATAGCCGGGGGCGATCAGTCGCAACGGCGCCCCGTGCTCCCGGATCAGCGCTTCGCCGTTCACGTGCGTGGCGAGCAGGGCGTTGGCGCCCAGCAGTCGGTGCGTAGGCCAGGGCACGCGGTAGTTGGTGGCGCTGCGGAAGCTGAGCTGTTTTGCGCCCGCCGTGCCGCCGGCAAGCCCCAGCACGTCGCGCACCAAATAGCCACGCCAGACGTTGACCGAGCTCCAGCCGGAGACGCAGCTCGTGCGGATGCGTTGCTCGTATACGGGCAGCGTTGCCAGGTCCGCCAGTGTGAAGCTGCCGGGCCGCACCACCGCGCCGTCGATCTGCAGGCGGAAGGCCGCCGGGTCGATCGCCTTGTCGCCGAACAGTGTCTCAATCGGGAAGGACTGCGCCTTGCTCGCGCCCTTCGGCCCGCGGGCGATGAAGAACGGTCCGACCTGGCCGTGCGCGAGCGGCCCGTTCTGCGTCGCCAGCGCCAGACCGACGCCGCTCAGCGAGACGGCGGCAAGGAAACCGCGCCGCGTGTACACGGCCTGCTTGCCGGCATTGGTTTGCAGCAGACTGTCGCGCCGCGCCTTCACGGCGCGCGCCGACTCGAACAGGTGGCTGCCGAGATGCAGCCCAAGCAGCGGCACGGCGAGGAACGCGGCAAGCGCGTGCGTCTGCACGGGCTTCCACTCGAACGGCGGGATGTTGGTGTGCGCGTAGTAGAGGTGCAGCAGCATGTACAGCCCGCTGATGCCGATCAGCAGGAAGTCGAGCGCCAACAGCGGCGAGGTGATGCGCGCCAGCAGCGGCGGGGCGCCGAGCCGCTTGAAGCGCGGGATGCGCAGGTAGTAACCGGCGGCACGGACCGTCGTCGTGCCGTACTTCGCCAACACGAAGGGAATGATGGCGATGCCCACGTAGAAGTGGAGGAAGCGGGTGAAGGTGAACCACGGCGGCGCGTCGTAGTAGAAGACGTACAGATAGAAGAGGGCGCCGGAAAGGAACTGCAGGGTGAGCAGCACGGCCAGGATCGCGCCGAGCTGCGCCGTCAGCAGCTGGTTCTCCGAGTACACCGCGCGCGGCGGGGTTTGCGCCGCTGCGGCGGGCAGCGGCTTCACGGCGTTCATGCGATCAGACTCCACAGCACTTCGTTCAGGGTACGAGCCGTTGCCGGCGCGCGCTCCGGTTCCCGCCGCAGCAGAGTGCAGAGTCGCTGCGCTTCCTCGCCGGTGTCCACGTCGAACTCCTCGGGCAGCAGGTGGCAGCGATTGCCATGCTCGCGCACCAGCCGCAGCGTCTCCGCGAGCACCGAGGGCGTGCTCCAGTTCACGTCTTCGAAGATCCAGGGCGACGGCTGGCGCAGGCCGAGCAGATAGTAGCCGCCGTCGTGCGTCGGGCCGATCGCCACGTCGTGCGTGCGCAGTGCGGCGAACGCCCCGCGCACCCATTCCGGCCGCACGTGCGGCGCGTCGGCGCCGATCAGCACGCAGCGATCGGCGCCGCGGGCGAAGGCCCGGGCAAACGACCACTCCAGGCGCTCGCCGAAGCTCAACTCCGGCTGCTGCACCAGTTGCCAGCGCGGCGGCAGCGCCAGGCCCGCGGCCGAACCGTCAAGCGAGAGCAGGCGGCGCGCCGGCACACGGCCGGCCAGCAAGAGCGTGTCGGCGAACAACGCGGCATACAGGCGGTGCGCCTCCGCTTGCCCCAGGTCACGGACAAGCCGGGTCTTCGCCATGCCGGGCCGCGGCGCCCGGGCGAACACGATCAATGTATCCATGTATCCATGTATCCATGCCGTCTCTTCCGGCGGGTGTGGATGCCCTGCCGTGAGGGCGGCAGCGTGGGCCGCCGCGCCTCGCGTCGGGGTGGCTCTTAGAGGATGGCGGAGCGCTGCCGCCGCGACTGTCGCGGCCGTCACGGCTCGTGAGCGGCCTCACACGCGCATCCGCCGGGCTATGCATCAGCCTGAGGCGGCGTCGCGGGAATGGCCATGCTCCGAACGGTGAGCAGCGATGTACTCCCGAGCCAGCGGCTGAGGGCAGAGCCGGTGCAGACGCCCTGGCGGCGAGGCAGGGCCAGGAGCGCGGCGACGCACACGCCCCGCCGCGTGAGGCCGCGGACAAGGGGCGGCCTGTCCACGGCGTTACTGCGGAGCAGCGCCGTTTCGCAACGCGCCGTACGTCGTACACGTGGTACACGTCGTACAAGGAGCTACCGTATGGATCTGCGTACCCTGCAACGCCCGCTCAAAGAACGCTACCGCGCCGACCCGGCCAGCGCCCGCATCACGCTGCGCGCCGAGGGCAGCCAGCCGAAGACGCCGATGGCCTGATCGGTGGAGCTCGGACGCGCCATCTACCAGGCCGAGGCGCACAGCGGCGTGGGCGGCCCCGGCACTGCCGCCCGCTCCGGCGACCTGCTGCTGGGGGCGCTGGCGGCCTGCGCCCAGGTCACCTGCCAGATGGTGGCCACGGCCATGGCCGTGCCCATCCGCTCGATCACCGTCGCCGTCGAGGGCGAGCTCGATCTGCGCGGTACGCTCGGCCTGGCGAAGGATGCGCCGGTCGGCTTCGATCGCATCGCCCTGAGCTTCGCCATCGATGCGCCGGAGGCGACCGCCGAGCAACTGGCGGCGCTGCGCGAGAAGACCGAGCAGTACTGCGTCGTGCTGCAAACGCTGCAGCACAGTCCGGCGATCAGCGCCGTGTGGAGCTGAGCGCAGCACCGGCCACGGCTCAGTCCACGTGCGGCCGCGGCGGTGTTTCGCGCCGCGCACGCGCCAGCAGCTCGATCACCTCCTCGTCGCTGGTCTGATCGAAGTTCTCGTACCAGCGGCCCACGGCCAGGAAGTCGGCGGGAGATTCAACACACACCAGTTCATCGACCTCAGAGCGCAGGGCGGCGGCCGTCTCCGGCGGGCAGACCGGCACGGCCAGCACAATGCGCCGCGGCCGCGCCGCGCGGATGGCGCGTATCGCAGCACGCGCGGTCACGCCCGTGGCGAGGCCATCGTCCACGAGGATGACGCTGCATCCGGCGAGATCGGGCGCCGGCAGTCCGCCGCGAAAGGCTCGCTCGCGCCGCTCCATCTCCGCGGTCTCCTCGGCGACGACGGCATCGATCTGGGCCGGCGGGATGCCGAGCAGCGCGATCGTGTCGCGATCGAGCACGCGCACACCGCCGGGCGCGATCGCCCCGATGCCCAGCTCGCGCTGCGCGGGCGCCCCCAGCTTGCGTGCCACGATCACGTCGAGCGGAGCGCCGAGCAGGCGCGCCACCTCATAGCCGACCTCGACACCGCCGCGGGGCAAGGCCAGCACGATCGCATCCGGCCCTCGGTACGCCTGCAGCAGTTGCGCGAGCCGGCGGCCGGCGTCCGCCCGATCGTGGAAGGGCCGCGGACCAAACAGCATTCGTCGCATCATCGCCATCTCCTCGATCCGATCAAGCGCAGGCAGTGTCGGCGCGTGATGGCGGAGTGCGCTCGCCTCTCCAGTGTGCGCCGCTCACCGCCGCCTGTGCATACGGCCTTCGCCCGTGGTCGCGGGCGCGGCCGGCCGGCAGACGCATGGACGGGGTGCGGCCACGCTACCTATGTCCGGCGCGGCAACTACATGCGCGGGTACATGGTGCCGAGGCCCGCCCACGGTACGCTCGAGACGAGACAGTTGCGCCTTGAACGGGCGATACGCGTTTCGTCGCCACACGGACGCGCCGTGCTCTTCAAGCACAGACAGGAGCATCGCGATGAACCGAATCGCGTGGGTGATGCAGATCCGGGACGGTAGTGAGGGGGCGCTGCGCGAGGCGCAGACGAGCATACCAGCCGATGTGCTCCAGGGCGCCGGCATCGACGGCGTGGAGTCGTTCCTGGGCAGCGGCTACTTTCTGCTGGTGCTGGAAAGCGGCAAGCAGGACTTCCAGGCCACGATGCGGCGCTTCTTCGATGAGCCGGCGGTGCAGGGCTTCTTTGATAAGCTGCGGCCGCACGTCGAGTCCGGCCTGCCGGCGCGCAACGTTGCTTACGCCGCGGCGGACGACAAGCACCCCGGCGGCAACGCCCTGGAGAGTCGCTCGTCACCGCACACGGTGACCTCGGCCGCGCTGCCGCTGGCGGCATCGGCCTTCTGCTGGACCGCCGAGGGCGGTACGGCGAATACGGGTCTTGGCGGCCGCGGCGCCGTGCGGGGAGGCAGCGTGCACGGCGGCTCTTCGCGCCCGGCCTGATCAGCCAAGCCGGCTCCCAGCACGGTCGAGCTGCGCGGCATTCGCCCGGTCGCGGCCGCGAGGAGGCGCACGATGGCCCTGTACCTGGAGCGGTACACGATTCCGCATGATCTGCCGGAGGAGGACATCGTCTACACGATGCGCCGGCTGAGCCGCGGCGACGTGCACGTCCAGCGCTGCTTCTACAGCCTGAGCGGCGGTCTGCTGTGGTGCCTCACCGATGCGCCCGACGAGGCTGCCATCCGTCGCGGCCTCGGCAGGATTCGGTTCGCCGCCACGCTGGATGCGCTCGCACCCCTGGACGGCGCCTTCGACCCACGTGCGACGCGGCCCGGCGATGTAGGCGAAGCCGCTCGCGCCCGTGGCGGCTGAGGTGGCACGAGCCGGCGAACGGTGCCGGGCGGAACCTTCGCCCAACCGGCCGCAACTCAAGCGCAACCCGCTGGAGGACGGGCGCGACTACATCGTC
This genomic stretch from Dehalococcoidia bacterium harbors:
- a CDS encoding DinB family protein, encoding MASETRRLIRELQQAMNATLDRLYDLAESDLDAACSHPCGKGPGGTTSIWHLLANDIDHEKLHAAGILNARHDLRLMQTGPQRMLAEWLKERAALIGALIGLEDDQLDLRRREGEWSFREMVEHTIFWEQDSVAAGLNDIAGGAPWQTDPALRYGGPVPMEKAAP
- a CDS encoding response regulator, coding for MILVVDDDPDIARVIRLALESEGLAVVTAPNGRDALQRVREHRPDLVLLDINMPIMDGVTFARNARVEFGDLPIIVMTAGAEASRYCAQLGARDSLPKPFELTDLLDKVERYTTV
- a CDS encoding lamin tail domain-containing protein; translation: MRDRLGGRSARRAIALAGWLLAAALLALAAGPRPGRAQTAPTPTSGAGPSLSLQATQQAVQAADGSQGIEIDLSLSAGDSVQARLLEDGIVLLFDGFIGPAGTTIARVFPRVCGRQHQYVLYSIVEGKAARAAGQTVVLCPEAAPTPSPSPQPSGAPAGAAPAPARPAPTAAAAAPALAPVAAVRPGQPPVPAPPLEPPSLALTDGFVLAQPDDDAAAGAIYAGTPLIRLTAIWLRGSDTSGGGDGRYQYVEIGNLGGAAQDLSGWALQGDSGTIAGLMYYFPAGLTLNPGDSCRIYVGHPAEATCGDSSFALFPFWGDHGDAGLWDAAGNLVDLLGY
- a CDS encoding tetratricopeptide repeat protein, translated to MATGAAMRVCPACGKETPAADPFCIECGAEATAPPAQHTAPVIVHGAPPTHAPAHHTAHPAQSPPALSTNANSSTMPVFRGSGGAPATGHTAQTAPTQPAAAPAASGGSACPKCGKPVREGARFCPSCGAALSAGVLHIGQTLAGRYKITGIIGGGGMGAVYRAVDVNLPTRQEPEGRSCAVKAILKTDDPELLAAAALEREMLIRLDHQNIVRIYDIVTQENVPFIVMALVQGVGWKKLIENAGGTLAPQEAVRLILGIMPAFRYLHHRTPPVVYRDFKPGNAIQVTEDDGTLREVLIDLGTAIEYTPGQPVQAWGTIGYAPPEIRGVCEQTPGMDVYTIVSTLAELAGLDVEAWQGGGVPPAEQWPLPPELYDLIARGRSKSPAERFGSIDELQEQLEGVARFIQGAAGGSAAEMMTALPVQSRLFTGSIGHRTTGRINALPAADSTDPAAAALDSARALMTAGRYTQALAAADAAVKASPASIDARLVRAAALTNLGRDDEAKAELQTADQHATPATRWRAIVVEAQVAQAAGDAATAESDYKELMRLVPGEILPKQALADLYHDQQRYQDALPLYQRVVQADPANAEAILGMADTLVALNQPQAAIDALDRVSENAVRFVDAQLRLIELYLSRVEQQPEELNRAAAAMLALGGRVQSGHFYQLLGDWWFAAWRLARARALPAIDRWPDGGTHDANDRRGMAERCREAYRRYLRQEPEATDADAVLERIYFGVDEWL
- a CDS encoding branched-chain amino acid ABC transporter substrate-binding protein produces the protein MRSSGRQRTGIAALGRLALLGVALLALSCGGTPTDELHVYSSVPLQGSGAKENKTIVDAIQMALSEHGGKAGRFRIKYISLDDSTKAKGKWDAGQETKNARRAAADPLAVAYIGTVNSGAAKVSIPILDRVQLAMVSPANTYPGLTKSSGALASEPYIYYPLGPDSQNFCRVLPSDDLQGAAGALYAQQKLGAKSVYVLDDTELYGHGIATIFAAKAKEIGLNVLAGPEGIETRTGAQFSQARNSEAQKVVAAKPDLVYFGGATENHPGELLNDLRKLGFRGVFMGPDGIDQSEFVDEASAGGVQAGQVFATLPGLPAEKLTGAGAAWYAKFKAQYGDTGQYTHYAYEAMNVVLDAIAKAGGVDAHTGKADRAAVLAAIRQAKNVQGILGAWSFDGHCDTTLTAISVNDLTNGKFQYKELAPQP
- a CDS encoding molybdopterin-dependent oxidoreductase, giving the protein MNAVKPLPAAAAQTPPRAVYSENQLLTAQLGAILAVLLTLQFLSGALFYLYVFYYDAPPWFTFTRFLHFYVGIAIIPFVLAKYGTTTVRAAGYYLRIPRFKRLGAPPLLARITSPLLALDFLLIGISGLYMLLHLYYAHTNIPPFEWKPVQTHALAAFLAVPLLGLHLGSHLFESARAVKARRDSLLQTNAGKQAVYTRRGFLAAVSLSGVGLALATQNGPLAHGQVGPFFIARGPKGASKAQSFPIETLFGDKAIDPAAFRLQIDGAVVRPGSFTLADLATLPVYEQRIRTSCVSGWSSVNVWRGYLVRDVLGLAGGTAGAKQLSFRSATNYRVPWPTHRLLGANALLATHVNGEALIREHGAPLRLIAPGYPGENMVKQVVQITADPAPDRFAPDLDPRTEAIGGCGRFAGVAPRTEEHRNGEPA